The nucleotide window AATGTCGAAGGCATCGTCCATGCTGTCGCGCATGGCTTCGGTGGTCGTGTATTTGAGCAGGCCCGCAATAACGGCGGGGCGCTGGCCTTCGTCGACCATAGACGCAGTGAGGCGTCTGGTGGCCTCGAACATATAGGCGCGCTTGACCATCTCGCCGAGCGGCTCGGCCACACCTTCCATGATCCCGACTGGAATGCCGAACTGGCGCCGCACCCGCGCATAGGCCGAAGTCGCGCGCAGCGTCTGCTTGATCGAGGTGGTGCCGATCGCCGGCAGCGATATGGCGCGCCCGGTGGACAGGCATTCCATCAGCATGCGCCAACCCTGCCCGGCGTAATCGGTGCCGCCAATCAGGAAGTCCATCGGGATGAACACATCCTTGCCGCGCACCGGACCGTTCATGAAGGCCTGGCGGGCCGGATAGTGGCGGCGCCCGATATCAAGACCTGGATGGTCATGCGGGATCAGCGCCAGCGTAATGCCGATATCCTGGCCGCGGCCGAGCAGATTGTCCGGGTCCTTGAGGATGAAGGCGAGCCCCACAAGCGTCGCGATCGGCGCCAAAGTAATATAGCGCTTGTCGAAGCTGAGGGTCACGCCAAGCACTTCCTGCCCGTTATGCATGCCCTTGGTGACTACGCCGATATCGCGCATGCCGCCCGCATCCGACCCCGAATGCACCCCCGTCAGCGCAAAACAGGGCACCTCCTGGCCATTGGCCAGGCGATGGAGATATTTCTCCTTCTGCGCCGGCGTGCCGTACTTTTCCAGCAATTCGCCCGGCCCCAGAGAATTGGGCACCATGACGGTAATCGCCGCCGCGACCGAACGACTGGCGATCTTGGACACGATCATCGACTGCGCCTGTGCCGAAAAGCCCAATCCGCCATGCTCCTTGGCAATGAGCATGCCCAGAAAACCCTTGTCCTTGAGGAACTGCCAAAGCTCAGGGCTAAGGTCGGCGCGATTGTGCCTTATGTCCCAATCGTCGATCATCGAGCAGGCCGTTTCGGCCGGCCCTTCAAGAAAGGCCCGTTCTTCCTCAGTCAACGTCAAGGCACGAATATTGGTGAGCTTGTCCCAGTCCGGACGGCCGGAGAACAGCTCGGCATCCCAACCCACCGTGCCGGCGTCGAGCGCTTCCTGCTCGGTGCGGCTGACCTTGGGCAATATGGATTTGACAGCTCCATAGACGGGCCGCGTCAACACGGTCATGCGGATCGGCTTGACCGCCAGGAGCAGCAGGACCACGCCCAAACCGATCAGCACATAGGAGAACCAGCCAAGGCCGTAGACCGCACCGCCCTGGGTGAAGTCGAGGCCGGACAGAATACCGACCGCCACAAAGCCGGCGCCCCATTGCCAGAGGGGGCTTTCCCGCATGGCGAGCGCGCCGAACAAGACAAGACTGATTGCAACCAGCAGCAGGGTCATTGCCCACATCCTCCTCATACGACCTCAGAACCAGCTCCCGGTCCATGGCCGCCTTCAATCAAATGCCGGGCCACCCAAGAGGTTCGGCCCGCCCGCATGGCAGCCCACCTTAACGCGGCCATGGGGAATTGTTGAAGGCAGTTTATCTAGATTGACGCATACGTCAACTAAATGCCTTTTAGTGCCCCAAGCGTCCGCCGGGTCGAGGTCGCCCAGACGTGATCCAAATCGCTTCGGCACCGAATTGACGCTAACGTAAACAAGTGGAATAATTTCCGCTCGATGACAGCCAAGGCGCCGATAGAGCGCCGGGTCGACACAGACCCGCTGCATCCAAAAACGGGAACGCCCATTTGCCCGTTCGGCATTGGGAGGAGAAAACAATGGACACGCCAGCCACCGGCCACGAAAGCCTTCGCCCCTGGATCGCCACCTATCCCAAGGGCATTGTCTGGGACGATCACATCGATACCACGCCAGTGCACGAGCAGGTCCTGGCATCCTGTGCCAGCCATCCAAATGCCGTTGCACTCGATTTTCTGGGCTCCGCCATGACCTATGGCGAACTGGCAGAAGAGATCCTGGCCTTTGCCGGAGCGCTGCAAAGCCAGTTCGGTGTCACCAAGGGCAGTCGCGTTGCTCTCATGCTGCCCAATACGCCTTTCTACCCGATCGCCTATTATGGCGTGCTGCGGGCCGGGGGCACGGTGGTCAATTGCAATCCGCTCTATACCGTTTCCGAATTGGGGCACATCACCTCCAATGCCGGCGCCGATGTTCTGGTAACGCTCGATCTCAAGCTGATGTTCGAAAAGGCCGAGGCACTTGTGGCCGCCGGCTATGTCAAAAAGCTGATCGTGGCGCATTTCCCCGCCGCCCTGCCCCTGGTCAAGAAGGTCCTTTATCTATTGGTCAAGCGCGGGGATCTGGCCGATATCGGACGCTCGCCTCAGGCCCATACCGTCACATGGTTCCAGGCCATGCTGAACCGCCAGGACAGCCCGGCGCCGGTGGCTATCGATCGGGACGTCGACATTGCCGTCCAGCAATATACCGGCGGCACCACCGGTATTCCCAAGGGCGCCTTGCTCAGCCACGCCAATGTGGCGGCCAATGTGTCCCAATCCACCAAGTGGTTTGCCAGCCTGTTCAAGCCGGGCAACAAGGCCATCGCTATTTTGCCCTTCTTCCACATCTTCGCCATGACCACCTGCATGAACATGCCGCTGGCCGCCGGCATGACGGTCTATATGATGCCGCGCTTCGAGATGAAGGGTTTCCTGTCTTTGCTCCGGCGCTCGCGGCCCAATCTGATGCCGGCTGTGCCCACATTGATTTCGGCGCTGGCCAATAGCGAAATGGCGACGCGCGAGCTTCTGTCCAGCATCGAACTGATCGTTTCGGGCGGTGCCGCTTTGCCCAATGAATTGCGCAGCGCTTTTGCCCGCAAATCCTCGGCCCAGCTCGTGGAGGGTTACGGTCTGACCGAGGCCTCCCCGGTGGTCTGTTGCGGCCCCTTCAATGGCCTGAACAAATCCATGTCCATCGGCCTGCCCCTGCCCGGGACCGATATTCGCTTTGTCGATGTGGATTCGGGAAAAGTCGTCGGCATCGGCGAAAATGGCGAATTGCAGGTCAAGGGCGCCCAGGTCATGGTCGGCTATTTCGAGGATGAAGAGGCCACCAGCAACGCCTTCATGGATGGCTGGCTGCGCACCGGCGATGTGGGCCATATGGACGAGGACGGCTATGTCTTCCTTGTCGACCGCATCAAGGACCTCATCATCTGCTCGGGCTTCAATGTCTATCCGCGCACGATCGAGGAAGCGGTGATGGCCCATGAAGCTGTGGAAGAGGTCAATGTCATCGGCGTGCCCGATGAATATCGCGGCGAAGCACCGGTGGCCTTCGTCAAACTCAAGCATGACCACACCGTCAGCGAAGCCGAGCTCAAGACCTTCCTGACCGGAAAGCTCAACAAGATTGAAATGCCCAAACAGATCGTTTTCAAGCAGGACCTGCCCAAGACGCTGATCGGCAAGCTCTCCAAAAAGGAACTACGCGAGGAATATGCCCAGATGAAAGCCTCGAAATCGTGACCACCAGATCATCCGAAAACCAGGATCTGTTCGCCATAGCCGACCTCGCCCGCGAGTTCGGCATTTCGACCAGAGCCATCCGCTTTTATGAATCCAAGGGCCTGCTTTCCCCCGAGCGTGTCGGCGCGACCCGCGTTTTCCGCAAGCGCGACCGCGCGCGGCTCATCCTCATTCTGCGCGGCAAGCGCCTGGGCTTCACCCTGCGCGACATTTCCGACTATTTGAGCCTCTACGACGCCGACCGCACTCAACAGGTCAGCCTGCTTGCCGGCAAGGTGGACGAACGCCTGGCCCTGCTCGAGCGCCAGCGCGACGACCTCGAAACCACCATTCGCGAACTGCGCGAAATCAAGCAATTGGCCGAGGAACGGCTGCAAAAGACCGGCTAGAGCGTTTCCAGCAAAAGTGGCGACGGTTTTGCTCCTCGGGCTACGACCCGTGGATCGGAAACGCGATAAAACAAGAGCTTAGGGTAGTTTCAGCGTTTCGACGAAACGGTGAAATGATCTAGCGCTCTTTGCGCCCTTTGTGGTTATTCGTCATCAGATTGGGCTTTTTCGGTTTTACCCAGCCCTTGGGCGGCTCGCGCACCGGGGCATTGGACCCCAGCCCCATCTGTCCTGGCGGCGGCTGGCCCACAATGTCGTCCGCTTCGCCACGAAGGCGGGCAATCTCATCGCGCAATGCCGCGGCCTGCTCGAAATCGAAAGCGGCGGCTGCGGCATCCATTTGCTTTTCCAGCGCCATAAGGCGCTGATGATTGGTCCGAGACGACATAGCCAATTCCCTTTTGCCTTGCCATCAGCCAGCGACAAGGCCAGCCCAGCCTATTCGATCGGGGCGCGGAAGTCCCTCCTGCCGCCGTCAGGTGGCCGTCGTCAGACTTGCCAATTCGGTGCCCGCCTGCAAGACCGGGATGAGTTCACCCTGCCCCGGAGCCGTCATGCGCCGCACCAGCCACCCCGCCGGAACCATCCACCGACTGACCGTAGAAAGCAAAGCCCTTGCCGGCAATATGCTTGGCGACCCCACCGAGCGCATTGTCGATGTCTATGTGCCCGCGGGCCATGACGGCAAGGGCCTGCCACTGCTGGTCGATCTGGTCGGCTATACTGCGGGCGGCCCCGCTCATACGGCCTGGAAGGCCTTCACCGAAAACGTCCCCGAACGTCTCGACCGCCTGATTGGCGAGGGCAAGATGGCGCCGGTCGTCGTCGCCTTTCCCGATTGCTTCTCACGCCTGGGCGGCAATCAATATGTAAACAGCCCGGTCATGGGAAACTGGGAGGATTTCCTGATCGAGGAGATGCTGCCAGCCGTCGAGACAAAATTCTCCTGCGGCGGCACCGGCAGGCGCGGCGTTTTCGGCAAGTCATCCGGCGGCTTCGGCGCCCTGGTTCATGCCATGCGCCATCCCCACATATGGGCCGCCGCCGCCAGCCATTCCGGCGATGCCGGCTTCGAGCATCTCTATCTCGCGGGTTTCCCCGACGTTCTGATGGCGCTCGCCAAAAAGGACAATTCCATCGAGGAATGGATGAAGGCCTTTGAGGCCAAGCCCAAGCTCGATGGCAAGGACACCATGACCCTGATGTTCCTCTGCCAGGCCGCCAGTTTCGATCCCGACCCGCAAGCCTTTCTTGGCCTCAGGCTGCCGGTGACGTTGGACACCTGCGAGATCATCCCCGAGCGCTGGGAAAACTGGCTCGCCTGGGACCCGGCCCTGATGGTCAAATCGCATGCCGATGCCATCGGCAAATTGAAAGGCTTCTTCCTCGATTGTGGCACCGAGGATCAATACGCCATTCTCTACGGCACCCGCCGCATTCACAAGGCGCTCGAACAGCGCGGCATCGCCCATCGCTATGAGGAGTTCCCCGACAACCATTCCGGTGTCGATTACCGCATGGATGTCAGCCTGCCCTGGATGACCGAGGTTTTGAACCAATAGCCTGGAACTGTCCGGCGCCCTCCCCCTTCTTCAGGGGAGGCCCGGCCAAGGGCTAAACCACCTTGCTGACCTCCAGCAATCCCGGGTTCTTCTCATTGGCGGCATTGATCGCCGCTTCCCCACCCAGCACCACCACATGGCCATTTTCCGCCACCAGATCAATGGCATCGGCCAGGGCCAGGAAATCAGCCCGGCTGGTCGAGAGAATTTCGTCGCGCCGCTGCTGGCGAAGGGCGTCGGTTGTGCCATTCAAAATCCGCCACATGGCCGAATAGCCCTTGGCGTCGGGAAATTCGGGCCGGTCCAGGTCGCCCACCACGCCGATGACCGAGCGCACCAGATCGGTTTCGCCAATCTCGGCGCGCAGCGCTCTGGCCGCGCCGTCATAGGCCTCCAGCGTCTTGAGCAGGTTCGGATCCCGATAGGAGAGGAACGCAAAATTGCCCGACGAGAGGTCGAACCGGCTCGACCCGCCATAGGCGCCACCCTGCACACGCACCTTGTCCCAGAGATAGGTGGTGTTCAAGAGCCGCAGCGCCACCGCGGAGGCAGCCGAGAGCTCCACCCCAAGCGCCTTGAGATTAGCGCCCTTGCCCACATAATTGACCTGTGCCGGGATCACGAGGCCCTCGTTTTTCGGCTCGAACCTATGGGGCCAGTCGGCGTCGGCAAGGGCTGCGTTCGGCAAGCCGCCCACAAAGCTGTCCAGCGCCCCCTTGGCCTCGCCCCAGAGCGCACCGTCGGCTGTGACATTGATGATCATGCGACCGCGATTGAACAATTTGGCGCGGATCGAGCCGAGCCTGGCCTCCACGCTCTCCCAATCGTTCTCGACCTGCTTGATCAACCCCTTGAGGAAATCGAGATAGCTCACGCCGCTCATCTGCTCGGCAATCCAGCCCGCCTCGGTCAAGCCCGCCTTGATGCGTGTATCGACAATTCCATTGCCGCTGGGCACCAGCCGCGCCTCGAAACCCGCCTTTTCCTCCAGCGCCATCTGCCGGAAACGCGCCCTGTCCGAGAAATTGGCATCGAGCAGCACGTCGCTCATTATGTCCAGCATGTCGGCGAACTTGTCCGCCACCGACTTGCCCGAAAGGAAGAACCAGGCGGCCGTCCCCGAGCCGTCCTGCTTGCTGGCAAGGCCACGATGCTGTGCGATACCGCCCGTGGTGCGGCCGATGCGCTGGGTCAGGGAAACAAAATCTTCCTTGCTGGTGCCGGTCTGCAGCAAGGCCCGTCCGAACAGGGGCAGATAGGGCAGGTCGGCCTTATCCAGCACATGCATGTCAAAGCCGAGATCCAGATACAAAATCCCCAGCGTCGGCAGGTCGTGATAGAGCGTGCGCACCCCCGCACTAATGCTTTCCTCTGTCGGCACGACGCGAATGTCGCGGTCGAGATCATTCAGCGTCAGCGTCGGAATCCTGGCCAGGTCTTCGGGCTTGTCGACACTCTCCTGCAGCGCCTTTAAGCGCTCGGTGCGCTCCAGAACGCTCTTGAGCGCATCCTCATCCAGAGCGGCCCGCACAGCGGCGAGCTTGTCGGCCTCCGCCTTGGCCTCACGCGCGCCCTGTTCGGGATCGGCCTCCAGGGTCGAAGTTACACGATGCGGATTGTCCAGGAACAGGCGCCGGATTTCCTTTTCGAAATGTCCCGATGCGGCCTTTTGCTTGAGCGCGGCCAGCGCTTCCTCGTAAACTAGCGGGGAAAGCGGATCGCCGCCATGCAGCCAGCCGCCCAGAGCGGTGAACATATAGGTCATGCCGCGCGGATAGGAGCCGGTGTTCTGCTCACGCAAATTGAACTCGAACGTATTGATCGCCGCTTCCCGCTGCTCCTCGGAAAAGCCGGTTTCGGCGATCTCCGCCAGCGTCTCCAGTACCAGTTGTTCGACCTTTTCGGCATCGGCCGGATCAACGCCCTTAAGGCCAAACCCGCCCATGGGCTGCCGGAGATAGGACGAGATACCACCCCCGATCACGCCTTCCCCGAGCCCGCTTTCATTGAGCTTTTTGCGCAGCGGCGCTGCCGAATTGCCGGCCAGGAGATAGCTCAGCATGCCATGGCTGAGCGTTTCTTCCCGGCTCCCGGGCGGATCGAGCATCCAGCTCACCGAGACCATGCCGTCGCGACGCTTTTCCCCATCCACGCTCCCGGCATAGGTGCCCGAAACCTTGCGCGGCGCATTCCAGCGCGGCTGCAGCTTCACCTCGGCATCGACGTCGAGCCTGTCGAACTGGCTGAAATAGGCATCCAGAATATCCAGCCGCTTGTCCGGCGCGTCATCGCCGGAAAACACCACCCGCGCATTGGAGGGGTGATAATAGGTCTGATGGAAGCGCTTGAACTGCTCATATGTCAGGTCCGGGATGACCTTGGGATCGCCCCCCGAACTCTTGCCATAGGTCGTATCGGGATAAAGCGCGGTCTGGGTCTGGGTATGCATTACCGAGTCAGGAGACGAATAGACCCCCTTCATCTCGTTGAACACCACACCCTTATAGACCAGCGGCGCATTCGCGCTTTCCAGCTCGTAATGCCAGCCCTCCTGCTCAAACGTATCCTGGCTGATCAGCGGGAACAGCACGGCGTCGAGATAGACATCGACGAGGTTGTAAAAGTCCTTGAGGTTCTGGCTAGCCACCGGATAGGCGGTCTTGTCAGGAAAAGTCATCGCATTGAGAAAGGTATGCATCGACCCCTTGAGCAGCTCTACAAAGGGCTTTTTGACCGGATATTTGCGCGATCCGCACAGTACCGAATGCTCGAGAATATGCGCGATGCCGGTCGAATCCTCCGGCGGTGTCTTGAAGGTGATGCCAAAGACCTTGTTCTCGTCCGCATTAATGAGGCTCAACACCTCCGCCCCAGTCTTCTTGTGCCGGTAGAGCAAGGCCTGCGAACTGATCTCGGCGATAGTCTCGTCGCGGACGAGTTCGAAGGCGGGGTGGGACATAGGAGAACTCTTCTTGGAAATGTAGTCGCCCTAACCTAGGTGCGGCAGGGCTGATCCGCTAGTGGCGCGCGCGGCACCGTGAGCCTCCTGATCCTCCCCCCTTGCGAAAAGGGTGGATCAGCCGCAGACCGAGACGGGAGAGGGAGGACGTCATCCAAGGCCCAGCGCTCGCGGCATATCCCCTCATTCCGCCCATCGCGCCACTTCTCCCTCAAGCAGCAGAATGCCTAAACCCCGCCGCGGATCTCCGGCTTCACATCGGTTTGATACCACGCCCCGAGCTGTTTCATCAGCGCCGGGAACAGGCTTTTGCGCTCGGAAGCCGCGACATTGTCGGCAATCTGCTCGGGCTTGCTGACCCCCGCAATCACTGTGGAGACCTGCGGATGGTCGAGAATCCACCTTAGGGCAAACTGGCTCAGCGGTACGCCCTCGGGTGCAAAGCCCTTGAGCGTCTGTACCAGTTCGACACCGCGCTCGAAGGGAATGCCCGAAAAGGTCTCGCCCACCGAAAAGGCCGCCCCATCGCGATTGTAGTTGCGATGGTCGCTGGCTTCGAACCGTGTGTCCTTGCTGTATTTGCCGCTCAGCAATCCGCTGGCCAGCGGCAGGCGCACGATAATGCCGACGTCCTTCTCCGCCGCCTTGGGCAAAAGCTCTTCCGCCGCATCCTGGCGGAACAGGTTGAAGATGATCTGCAGCGTGGCGCAGCCGGGCTGATCAAGACAGATCATGCCTTCCTCGATCGTCTCGACACTGGCACCCCAATGGCGCACCAGGCCCTCCGCCTGCAATTCGTCCATCCAGCCAAAAATAGCGCCATCGCGCAGCACGTCGGTTGGCACGCAATGCAATTGCGCCAGGTCGAGCCTGTCGACGCCCAGCCGCTTGGCCGAACCGACCAGGCTTTCGCGCACGGCCTGCTTCGAATAGCCATCAGGGTAAAGTCCGCCGCCCCGCCCCAGCTTTGTCGCCACAACCACATTGGGTCCCTTGGCATGGGCCCCGATCCGGCTTTCGCTGAGGCCCCCGCCATAGACGTCTGCCGTGTCCCAGAAGCTGATCCCGGCATTGAGCGCATGGGTCAGAATGGCATTGGCCGTCTCGTCGCCGACCGGTCCGAAATCGCCGCCGAGCTGCCAGCACCCCAGCCCGATCTCGCTGACCTCATAGCCCGTCTTGCCCAATCGCCGCGTCTTCATTGGGTCGCTCCCACTCTCGCTCATCTGGGCGCACCCTAAACATGTCGCAAGGCCGAGGAAACCGCTTTTGCCCGGACCGCAGCACCTTGACGCCGCCTCGGTCTCATCGGCCCGCCCCGCCTATTCGAAATAGTCGGGAAAATCGGAGATGGTCTGGTTCAGCAGCACTTCGGCGCGCGCCAGATGCGCGCGCATGGCCGCTTCCGCACCGGCCACATCGCCTTGGCCCACCGCTTCGGCAATCTGCTTGTGTTCGGCAATGGCGCGCTGGCTCGAGGACACGCCCAGCGTCAGGTAGCGCACCCTGTCGAGCTGCATTTTGTGATCATCGATCAATTGCCAAGCATATTCCACACCCGCCAACCGCGCCAAAGTGCGGTGGAACAATTCATCGAGCTTGTGGAAGCGCCGGCTGTCATTGGCCGTTGAGGCCGCCTCCTGGTCGGCAATCAGCGCCCCCAGGACCTCGGGAACGTCCGTGCCCGGATTGGTGGCCACGCGGCGGATGATTTCCACTTCGATGCTTTCGCGAATGAACCGGCTCTGCCGCACGCCGTCAGGCGATATCTTTTTCACCACCGTCGCGCGCTTGGGTCGGATCAGTAGCAATCCCTGCTGGGCCAGGCGGATGAACGCCTCGCGGACCGGCTGCCGCGACACACCATAGCGGGCGGCAATATCGCTCTCGGAAATCACATCGCCTGGCTTTAGGCCCATGCTGACGATCTCG belongs to Devosia sp. XK-2 and includes:
- a CDS encoding long-chain fatty acid--CoA ligase codes for the protein MDTPATGHESLRPWIATYPKGIVWDDHIDTTPVHEQVLASCASHPNAVALDFLGSAMTYGELAEEILAFAGALQSQFGVTKGSRVALMLPNTPFYPIAYYGVLRAGGTVVNCNPLYTVSELGHITSNAGADVLVTLDLKLMFEKAEALVAAGYVKKLIVAHFPAALPLVKKVLYLLVKRGDLADIGRSPQAHTVTWFQAMLNRQDSPAPVAIDRDVDIAVQQYTGGTTGIPKGALLSHANVAANVSQSTKWFASLFKPGNKAIAILPFFHIFAMTTCMNMPLAAGMTVYMMPRFEMKGFLSLLRRSRPNLMPAVPTLISALANSEMATRELLSSIELIVSGGAALPNELRSAFARKSSAQLVEGYGLTEASPVVCCGPFNGLNKSMSIGLPLPGTDIRFVDVDSGKVVGIGENGELQVKGAQVMVGYFEDEEATSNAFMDGWLRTGDVGHMDEDGYVFLVDRIKDLIICSGFNVYPRTIEEAVMAHEAVEEVNVIGVPDEYRGEAPVAFVKLKHDHTVSEAELKTFLTGKLNKIEMPKQIVFKQDLPKTLIGKLSKKELREEYAQMKASKS
- a CDS encoding alpha/beta hydrolase-fold protein; translation: MRRTSHPAGTIHRLTVESKALAGNMLGDPTERIVDVYVPAGHDGKGLPLLVDLVGYTAGGPAHTAWKAFTENVPERLDRLIGEGKMAPVVVAFPDCFSRLGGNQYVNSPVMGNWEDFLIEEMLPAVETKFSCGGTGRRGVFGKSSGGFGALVHAMRHPHIWAAAASHSGDAGFEHLYLAGFPDVLMALAKKDNSIEEWMKAFEAKPKLDGKDTMTLMFLCQAASFDPDPQAFLGLRLPVTLDTCEIIPERWENWLAWDPALMVKSHADAIGKLKGFFLDCGTEDQYAILYGTRRIHKALEQRGIAHRYEEFPDNHSGVDYRMDVSLPWMTEVLNQ
- a CDS encoding insulinase family protein encodes the protein MSHPAFELVRDETIAEISSQALLYRHKKTGAEVLSLINADENKVFGITFKTPPEDSTGIAHILEHSVLCGSRKYPVKKPFVELLKGSMHTFLNAMTFPDKTAYPVASQNLKDFYNLVDVYLDAVLFPLISQDTFEQEGWHYELESANAPLVYKGVVFNEMKGVYSSPDSVMHTQTQTALYPDTTYGKSSGGDPKVIPDLTYEQFKRFHQTYYHPSNARVVFSGDDAPDKRLDILDAYFSQFDRLDVDAEVKLQPRWNAPRKVSGTYAGSVDGEKRRDGMVSVSWMLDPPGSREETLSHGMLSYLLAGNSAAPLRKKLNESGLGEGVIGGGISSYLRQPMGGFGLKGVDPADAEKVEQLVLETLAEIAETGFSEEQREAAINTFEFNLREQNTGSYPRGMTYMFTALGGWLHGGDPLSPLVYEEALAALKQKAASGHFEKEIRRLFLDNPHRVTSTLEADPEQGAREAKAEADKLAAVRAALDEDALKSVLERTERLKALQESVDKPEDLARIPTLTLNDLDRDIRVVPTEESISAGVRTLYHDLPTLGILYLDLGFDMHVLDKADLPYLPLFGRALLQTGTSKEDFVSLTQRIGRTTGGIAQHRGLASKQDGSGTAAWFFLSGKSVADKFADMLDIMSDVLLDANFSDRARFRQMALEEKAGFEARLVPSGNGIVDTRIKAGLTEAGWIAEQMSGVSYLDFLKGLIKQVENDWESVEARLGSIRAKLFNRGRMIINVTADGALWGEAKGALDSFVGGLPNAALADADWPHRFEPKNEGLVIPAQVNYVGKGANLKALGVELSAASAVALRLLNTTYLWDKVRVQGGAYGGSSRFDLSSGNFAFLSYRDPNLLKTLEAYDGAARALRAEIGETDLVRSVIGVVGDLDRPEFPDAKGYSAMWRILNGTTDALRQQRRDEILSTSRADFLALADAIDLVAENGHVVVLGGEAAINAANEKNPGLLEVSKVV
- a CDS encoding acyl-CoA dehydrogenase, encoding MTLLLVAISLVLFGALAMRESPLWQWGAGFVAVGILSGLDFTQGGAVYGLGWFSYVLIGLGVVLLLLAVKPIRMTVLTRPVYGAVKSILPKVSRTEQEALDAGTVGWDAELFSGRPDWDKLTNIRALTLTEEERAFLEGPAETACSMIDDWDIRHNRADLSPELWQFLKDKGFLGMLIAKEHGGLGFSAQAQSMIVSKIASRSVAAAITVMVPNSLGPGELLEKYGTPAQKEKYLHRLANGQEVPCFALTGVHSGSDAGGMRDIGVVTKGMHNGQEVLGVTLSFDKRYITLAPIATLVGLAFILKDPDNLLGRGQDIGITLALIPHDHPGLDIGRRHYPARQAFMNGPVRGKDVFIPMDFLIGGTDYAGQGWRMLMECLSTGRAISLPAIGTTSIKQTLRATSAYARVRRQFGIPVGIMEGVAEPLGEMVKRAYMFEATRRLTASMVDEGQRPAVIAGLLKYTTTEAMRDSMDDAFDIQGGRAIQDGPGNYLFGAYQSMPVAITVEGANILTRTLMTFAQGVLRAHPYLLKEIQAAQNKDRKAGLNAFDAAFGGHTGFMLRNIVASFLHGLTNGNFASSPNEGSMARWYRRLHRYSQDFALVADWTTVVLGGALKRKQKLSGRMADILGDLYLMSATLKRFEEEGSIAEDKELVEAILRDRIASLEATFAEVFANFPNPVFAWAMRFLCFPLGRHAKPASDRVNYRFVRAVLRPGSFRDRLTTGVYVSMDPNDVTGVLEDAFRKVTEAEDIEAKFIKASRKGVIERRLDRDAIADAVAAGVLSDNEAGIMRAADEATNRAVHVDDFEMDVLKETAPRAAAE
- a CDS encoding MerR family DNA-binding transcriptional regulator, which produces MTTRSSENQDLFAIADLAREFGISTRAIRFYESKGLLSPERVGATRVFRKRDRARLILILRGKRLGFTLRDISDYLSLYDADRTQQVSLLAGKVDERLALLERQRDDLETTIRELREIKQLAEERLQKTG
- a CDS encoding aldo/keto reductase; its protein translation is MKTRRLGKTGYEVSEIGLGCWQLGGDFGPVGDETANAILTHALNAGISFWDTADVYGGGLSESRIGAHAKGPNVVVATKLGRGGGLYPDGYSKQAVRESLVGSAKRLGVDRLDLAQLHCVPTDVLRDGAIFGWMDELQAEGLVRHWGASVETIEEGMICLDQPGCATLQIIFNLFRQDAAEELLPKAAEKDVGIIVRLPLASGLLSGKYSKDTRFEASDHRNYNRDGAAFSVGETFSGIPFERGVELVQTLKGFAPEGVPLSQFALRWILDHPQVSTVIAGVSKPEQIADNVAASERKSLFPALMKQLGAWYQTDVKPEIRGGV
- a CDS encoding GntR family transcriptional regulator, whose translation is MSEAREGTIAFRVVVALRDEIVSMGLKPGDVISESDIAARYGVSRQPVREAFIRLAQQGLLLIRPKRATVVKKISPDGVRQSRFIRESIEVEIIRRVATNPGTDVPEVLGALIADQEAASTANDSRRFHKLDELFHRTLARLAGVEYAWQLIDDHKMQLDRVRYLTLGVSSSQRAIAEHKQIAEAVGQGDVAGAEAAMRAHLARAEVLLNQTISDFPDYFE